One genomic window of Acidovorax radicis includes the following:
- the purN gene encoding phosphoribosylglycinamide formyltransferase, whose amino-acid sequence MKNIVILISGGGSNMATIVRTAQQENWAQRYGARVAAVISNKPDAAGLVFAREQGITAEALDHKAFASREAFDAELAATIDRHQPVLVVLAGFMRILTPGFVAHYAGRLINIHPSLLPAFTGLHTHQRAIDAGCKFAGVTVHQVTAELDVGPILDQAVVPVLPGDTAETLAARVLTQEHVIYPRAVRALVQAL is encoded by the coding sequence ATGAAGAACATCGTCATTCTGATCTCTGGCGGCGGCTCCAACATGGCCACCATCGTCCGCACCGCGCAACAAGAGAACTGGGCACAACGCTACGGCGCCCGCGTGGCGGCCGTCATCAGCAACAAACCGGATGCTGCGGGGCTGGTGTTTGCACGCGAGCAGGGCATCACCGCCGAGGCGCTGGACCACAAGGCCTTTGCCAGCCGCGAGGCGTTCGATGCCGAGCTGGCCGCGACGATTGACCGCCACCAGCCCGTGCTGGTGGTGCTGGCCGGGTTCATGCGCATCCTGACGCCAGGGTTTGTGGCGCACTACGCCGGGCGGCTCATCAACATCCACCCTTCGCTGTTGCCCGCTTTTACCGGGCTGCACACGCACCAGCGTGCCATCGACGCGGGCTGCAAGTTTGCGGGCGTGACGGTGCACCAGGTGACGGCCGAGCTGGATGTGGGCCCCATCCTGGACCAGGCCGTGGTGCCGGTGCTGCCGGGCGACACCGCCGAGACGCTGGCGGCGCGGGTGCTGACGCAGGAACACGTGATCTACCCCCGCGCCGTGCGGGCGCTGGTACAGGCCTTGTAG
- the xopAW gene encoding EF-hand domain-containing protein, with product MTTISSVSSAWSSASVQRAMRPGQMSERLLSKIDANGSGGVDSSELQGLLDDVSTKTGVSTTTSAADLITQYDSNGDGSLNADELGKTMQGVLPPPPSTMAFAQSRGSADSDTATGKAGDDLFGKVDSDGDSAVSKTELQALLEAMSGGTASQTETSSDKLFSQLDADGNGSLTQAEFDAGRPSGTAGETGQTGGGMQATGGMPPPPGGPGGAGGAGGTGAASNSATTYDPLDTNEDGEVSLTERLAGASSNSTSSTSVEEQDAITELFSAIDTNGDATLSASESKAFIDQLTSQAQQMTSTASTTSTLSTSSSKAKESGQRNDLARLTDFARHQYERAANGWNTSSNASSLNAVA from the coding sequence ATGACGACCATCAGTAGCGTCAGCAGTGCCTGGTCCAGTGCAAGTGTCCAGAGGGCCATGCGCCCCGGGCAAATGTCGGAACGACTGCTGTCAAAGATAGATGCCAACGGCAGCGGCGGCGTAGACAGCAGCGAGTTGCAGGGGCTGCTGGACGATGTCTCTACCAAGACGGGCGTGAGCACCACAACCAGCGCCGCAGACTTGATCACCCAGTACGACAGCAACGGGGACGGCAGCCTCAATGCCGACGAGCTGGGCAAGACCATGCAAGGCGTGCTGCCCCCGCCGCCGTCGACCATGGCATTCGCCCAATCGCGCGGCAGCGCCGACAGCGACACCGCCACAGGCAAAGCTGGCGACGACCTGTTTGGCAAGGTGGACAGCGACGGCGACAGCGCCGTGAGCAAGACCGAGTTGCAGGCACTGCTGGAGGCCATGTCGGGCGGCACGGCCAGCCAGACAGAGACCAGCAGCGACAAATTGTTCAGCCAGCTCGATGCAGATGGCAACGGCAGCCTGACCCAGGCCGAATTCGACGCAGGCCGCCCCTCAGGCACTGCGGGGGAGACGGGCCAGACAGGTGGTGGCATGCAGGCCACGGGCGGCATGCCACCACCCCCTGGGGGCCCAGGCGGTGCAGGTGGCGCAGGCGGTACGGGTGCGGCATCCAACAGCGCCACCACCTACGACCCCTTGGACACCAACGAAGATGGAGAGGTCTCGCTCACCGAGCGGCTGGCCGGCGCGAGCAGCAACAGCACCAGCAGCACCAGCGTGGAGGAGCAGGACGCGATCACTGAACTGTTCAGCGCTATCGACACCAACGGTGACGCCACCCTCAGTGCCAGCGAATCAAAGGCCTTCATCGACCAGCTGACCAGCCAGGCCCAGCAGATGACCAGCACCGCCTCGACCACCTCGACCCTCTCGACGAGCAGCAGCAAGGCGAAGGAATCCGGCCAACGCAATGACCTGGCGCGGCTGACCGACTTTGCCCGGCACCAGTACGAAAGGGCCGCCAATGGCTGGAATACATCCTCCAACGCCAGCAGCCTGAACGCGGTGGCCTGA
- a CDS encoding response regulator yields MQHILVVDDDVEITTLLTQYLTRFGYATHAACDAQAMRAQMAAHPIGLVVLDVMLPGTDGITLARELRERSRVPIIMLTARANPYDCVLGLEMGADDYMGKPFEPRELVARIQTVLRRTRGDSAPAPQGPDEVVRFDGWTLHSIERHLVSPKGVVVPLSNAEFRLLCTFLRMPRRVFSRDQLMEQARGRAMDAFERSIDLLVSRLRSKLADDPRAPSMIRTVRGAGYLFHVQSLQGQVGWPC; encoded by the coding sequence ATGCAACATATCCTGGTGGTGGACGACGATGTCGAGATCACCACATTGCTCACCCAATACCTCACCCGATTTGGCTATGCCACCCACGCCGCGTGCGACGCGCAGGCGATGCGTGCCCAGATGGCCGCGCACCCCATCGGCCTGGTGGTGCTGGATGTGATGCTGCCTGGCACCGACGGCATCACGCTGGCCCGCGAGCTGCGTGAGCGCTCGCGGGTGCCCATCATCATGCTCACGGCACGGGCCAACCCTTATGACTGCGTTCTGGGGCTGGAGATGGGCGCGGACGACTACATGGGCAAACCCTTTGAGCCGCGCGAGCTGGTGGCACGCATCCAGACCGTGCTGCGCCGCACGCGCGGCGATAGCGCACCGGCTCCCCAGGGCCCCGATGAAGTGGTGCGGTTTGATGGCTGGACGCTGCACAGCATCGAGCGGCACCTGGTGTCCCCCAAGGGCGTGGTGGTGCCCCTGTCGAACGCCGAGTTCCGGTTGCTTTGCACTTTCTTGCGCATGCCGCGCCGCGTTTTCAGCCGCGACCAGCTCATGGAGCAGGCCCGGGGCCGGGCCATGGATGCGTTCGAGCGCAGCATCGATTTGCTGGTCTCGCGCCTGCGCAGCAAGCTTGCGGATGACCCGCGTGCACCGTCGATGATCCGCACCGTGCGTGGTGCTGGCTATCTGTTCCACGTGCAGTCGTTGCAAGGTCAGGTGGGGTGGCCGTGTTGA
- a CDS encoding ATP-binding protein, whose amino-acid sequence MAVLIGERLRAWGQRCVPDTLFGRLALLLIVAVIVSHVLALTLMFELRPAFPGHPPGPPPPGQGPGFWSAPPSLHLGLLLDIGVRLAALVAAAWWAARWLSRPMHRLATAAQELGRDIERPALPEDGTLECRDASRVFNQMQARIRQQLAERDRFVAAVSHDLRTPLTRLRLRTESLGDPCAQQLFRRDIAEMDAMIASTLDYLRGVADAEAWVLLDVQALVESMADDHLAMGHQVTVTGHVLPRWLQATALRRCLDNLVGNAVRYGGSAEIGLRDENDALVIEVRDHGPGLPPAELERVMKPFYRVEASRNRQSGGAGLGLTIARDIVRRHGGQLVLRNAEGGGLVATAVFPRPQPHPRP is encoded by the coding sequence GTGGCCGTGTTGATCGGCGAGCGCTTGCGCGCATGGGGTCAGCGCTGCGTGCCCGACACCTTGTTTGGCCGGCTGGCGCTGCTGCTCATCGTGGCCGTGATCGTGAGCCATGTGCTGGCGCTGACGCTGATGTTCGAGCTTCGTCCGGCCTTCCCCGGGCATCCGCCGGGCCCGCCGCCGCCCGGGCAAGGGCCGGGGTTCTGGAGCGCGCCACCCTCGCTGCACTTGGGTCTGTTGCTGGACATCGGCGTGCGACTGGCTGCTCTGGTGGCGGCGGCCTGGTGGGCAGCGCGCTGGCTGTCGCGCCCCATGCACCGGCTGGCCACGGCGGCGCAGGAGCTCGGGCGTGACATCGAACGCCCTGCACTGCCTGAGGATGGCACCCTTGAATGCCGTGATGCCAGCCGCGTCTTCAACCAGATGCAGGCGCGTATTCGCCAGCAACTGGCCGAGCGCGACCGGTTTGTGGCCGCGGTGTCGCACGACCTGCGTACGCCCCTGACCCGGCTGCGCCTGCGTACCGAAAGCCTTGGCGACCCATGCGCGCAGCAACTTTTTCGCCGCGACATCGCCGAGATGGACGCGATGATCGCGTCGACACTCGACTACCTGCGCGGCGTGGCGGACGCCGAAGCCTGGGTGCTGCTGGATGTGCAGGCGCTGGTGGAAAGCATGGCCGATGATCACCTCGCCATGGGCCACCAGGTCACCGTGACAGGGCATGTCTTGCCCCGGTGGCTGCAGGCCACTGCGTTGCGGCGCTGCCTCGACAACCTGGTGGGCAACGCTGTCCGCTATGGCGGGAGCGCCGAGATCGGCCTTCGCGATGAAAACGACGCGCTGGTGATCGAGGTGCGCGACCACGGGCCTGGTCTGCCGCCGGCTGAACTGGAGCGGGTGATGAAGCCGTTTTATCGGGTGGAGGCATCACGCAACCGCCAAAGCGGTGGGGCCGGGCTGGGGCTCACCATTGCCCGCGACATCGTGCGCCGCCACGGTGGGCAGCTTGTATTGCGCAATGCCGAAGGCGGCGGGCTGGTGGCAACCGCCGTGTTTCCGCGTCCACAACCACACCCACGGCCGTAG
- a CDS encoding DUF1653 domain-containing protein, with amino-acid sequence MTDDDLPALIYTPPGLYRHYKGMLYEVIDTVRHSETLEPMTLYRALYGQRGLWVRPAAMFGEQVVIDGVKRPRFEPCGDDAHAG; translated from the coding sequence ATGACCGACGACGACCTGCCAGCACTCATCTACACACCCCCAGGGCTGTACCGCCACTACAAAGGCATGCTGTATGAGGTGATCGACACCGTGCGCCACAGCGAGACCCTGGAGCCCATGACGCTCTACCGCGCGCTGTATGGCCAGCGCGGCTTATGGGTGCGCCCTGCCGCCATGTTTGGGGAGCAGGTGGTCATCGACGGGGTGAAGCGGCCGCGATTCGAGCCGTGTGGAGACGACGCGCACGCAGGGTAA
- a CDS encoding M48 family metallopeptidase, which yields MDQADFVHLVRMSEHASADNSRAYRRSVAVFAALGYAWVLGCLALAIGILMWVVPQLLQGRIRIALVWPLLGALGLLWVSLRALWVRFEEPTGVEVTALEAPELFEALERIRRKIKGPAIHKVTLNDEFNASIQQLPRFGLLGGAVNHLSIGLPLLMALDRPRFLAVLAHEYGHLRGDHGQFAAWIYRTRLSWMRLNHSLADDEGPVGAATQAFMRWYFPRFSAKTFALARQDEYEADRIAGKLLGRQVAAAALAEIEIRGAWLQANFWSQHWCAAAGNPLPVGPYRSMRRRLAEPPDAAFANDALRQALKRISSVDDTHPGLRDRMEALDAVPTVPDWSRGTALGLLGSDAKRWVSHFDKQWCRDNATQWKQHHAWLERVRVRIQTLGEATAQSNAVELVELARLKRHLDPRADVRALFELALERSPEHPAALRSLVSCLPNEDRDGKLALLHRLWDAGSSDRYWAARTALAELETPRLGMDHDAAAFKQWRKRLDRAQESEERAWEELSGTSFFSQIARHDLSSFELAELQSELARCAPLTRCWLVRKNLREHPQRRAYLVFFELPGLDDERRYHLCRTLERNLCLPGPAVALWAGESPTLQEIGRSAFEPVYTR from the coding sequence GTGGATCAGGCAGATTTTGTGCACTTGGTACGCATGAGCGAGCATGCCAGCGCGGACAACAGCCGTGCGTACCGTCGCAGCGTGGCTGTTTTTGCCGCGCTGGGTTATGCGTGGGTGCTGGGCTGCCTGGCGCTGGCCATCGGTATTTTGATGTGGGTGGTGCCCCAGCTGCTGCAGGGGCGGATCCGGATCGCGCTCGTGTGGCCGTTGCTCGGTGCGTTGGGGCTTTTGTGGGTGAGCCTGCGCGCCCTGTGGGTGCGTTTTGAGGAGCCCACCGGCGTAGAGGTCACAGCGCTGGAGGCTCCCGAGCTGTTTGAAGCCCTTGAGCGTATTCGCCGAAAAATCAAAGGGCCGGCCATCCACAAGGTCACGCTCAACGATGAGTTCAATGCCAGCATTCAGCAGTTGCCCCGGTTCGGCTTGTTGGGCGGCGCCGTCAACCATCTGAGTATCGGGCTGCCTCTGCTGATGGCGCTGGACCGGCCGCGTTTTCTGGCCGTGCTGGCGCACGAATATGGGCACCTGCGCGGCGATCATGGGCAGTTTGCCGCCTGGATCTATCGCACCCGGCTTTCCTGGATGCGGCTGAACCATAGTCTGGCAGACGATGAAGGGCCCGTGGGTGCCGCCACGCAGGCATTCATGCGGTGGTACTTTCCCCGGTTTTCTGCCAAGACATTTGCCTTGGCCCGGCAGGACGAATACGAGGCCGACCGTATCGCCGGCAAGTTGCTGGGCCGGCAGGTCGCGGCGGCAGCCCTGGCCGAGATTGAAATCCGTGGCGCCTGGTTGCAGGCCAACTTCTGGAGCCAGCATTGGTGTGCGGCGGCGGGCAACCCGCTGCCCGTGGGGCCATATCGCAGCATGCGCCGCCGCCTGGCAGAACCGCCTGATGCCGCGTTTGCCAATGATGCGTTGCGCCAGGCGCTCAAGCGGATCAGCAGTGTGGACGATACCCACCCTGGCTTGCGCGACCGCATGGAGGCGCTGGACGCCGTGCCCACTGTGCCTGACTGGTCTCGCGGCACCGCCCTGGGCCTGCTGGGGTCGGATGCCAAGCGCTGGGTCAGCCACTTTGACAAGCAATGGTGCCGCGACAATGCAACCCAATGGAAGCAGCACCACGCCTGGCTGGAGCGGGTACGCGTGCGTATCCAAACCCTGGGTGAAGCCACCGCGCAGAGCAATGCGGTGGAGCTGGTGGAGCTGGCACGCCTGAAGCGTCACCTTGACCCGCGCGCTGATGTGCGCGCCTTGTTTGAGCTGGCGCTGGAGCGCAGCCCCGAGCACCCTGCCGCTTTGCGAAGCCTGGTGTCCTGCCTGCCTAATGAAGACCGCGATGGCAAACTGGCGCTGCTGCACCGGTTGTGGGACGCTGGCAGCAGTGACCGCTACTGGGCGGCACGCACTGCTTTGGCCGAGCTGGAAACACCGCGCCTAGGGATGGATCACGATGCCGCCGCCTTCAAGCAATGGCGCAAGCGGTTGGATCGCGCGCAGGAGTCGGAAGAGCGGGCCTGGGAGGAGCTTTCGGGCACATCTTTCTTTAGCCAGATCGCTCGGCATGACCTGAGCTCGTTCGAGCTGGCCGAGTTGCAATCGGAGTTGGCACGCTGCGCACCGCTCACACGCTGCTGGCTGGTACGCAAGAACCTGCGCGAGCATCCGCAACGCCGGGCCTATCTGGTGTTTTTTGAATTGCCGGGTCTGGACGATGAAAGGCGCTACCACCTGTGCCGCACCCTGGAGCGTAACCTGTGCCTGCCCGGCCCCGCCGTTGCTCTGTGGGCTGGTGAATCGCCTACCTTGCAGGAGATCGGGCGTTCGGCGTTCGAGCCCGTCTATACGCGGTAA
- a CDS encoding RsmB/NOP family class I SAM-dependent RNA methyltransferase, with protein sequence MHPKVLLDACAELVRLTLTFEHPADAVVSRFFRDNRGLGPRERATLAETVYTVLRKKLLFDHMAPSGSGPKERRLAILGFYGPRDFLKSALTDQERNWLDQCDAVQPDDLMERHRHNLPEWLVKPLKDQLGEGFWPLVESLAHSAPLDLRVNALKDKRADVQKELAKAGIKASPTPYSPWGLRIDDKPALTKLDAFTRGAIEVQDEGSQLLAMLLDAKRGEMVVDFCAGAGGKTLAIGATMRSTGRLYAFDVSAHRLDALKPRLARSGLSNVHPAAIAHERDDRVKRLAGKIDRVLVDAPCSGLGTLRRNPDLKWRQSAKSIEELVAKQTAILDSAARLLKPGGRLVYATCSILPQENEAIAEAFSASHPEFEWLDAGDLLEQLKVEGAKGLCSGGASGSGYLRLWPHLHHTDGFFAAVWAKKA encoded by the coding sequence ATGCATCCCAAAGTCCTTCTCGACGCCTGCGCTGAACTCGTCAGGCTCACTCTCACTTTTGAACACCCGGCCGATGCCGTGGTGTCACGTTTTTTCCGCGACAACCGGGGCCTGGGGCCACGCGAGCGGGCCACGCTGGCCGAGACGGTTTACACCGTGCTGCGCAAGAAGCTGCTGTTTGACCACATGGCACCCTCGGGCTCGGGCCCCAAGGAGCGCCGCCTGGCCATTTTGGGGTTCTATGGCCCCCGCGACTTCCTCAAGAGCGCGCTCACCGACCAGGAGAGAAACTGGCTCGACCAATGTGATGCGGTCCAACCCGACGATCTGATGGAGCGCCATCGCCATAACCTGCCCGAGTGGCTGGTCAAGCCCCTCAAGGACCAACTGGGCGAAGGTTTCTGGCCGCTGGTGGAGAGCCTGGCACACAGCGCACCGCTGGACCTGCGCGTCAATGCCCTCAAAGACAAGCGCGCCGATGTGCAAAAGGAACTGGCCAAAGCGGGCATCAAAGCCAGCCCCACGCCCTATTCGCCGTGGGGTCTGCGCATTGACGATAAGCCTGCCTTGACCAAACTCGACGCCTTCACACGCGGTGCCATCGAGGTGCAGGACGAGGGGTCGCAATTGCTCGCGATGCTGCTGGACGCCAAGCGTGGCGAAATGGTGGTGGACTTCTGTGCGGGCGCAGGGGGCAAAACACTGGCCATTGGCGCCACCATGCGCAGCACGGGGCGGCTCTATGCGTTTGACGTGTCGGCTCACCGGCTCGACGCCCTCAAACCCCGCCTGGCCCGCAGTGGCCTGTCGAACGTGCACCCCGCAGCCATCGCACACGAGCGAGACGACCGCGTCAAGCGGCTGGCAGGCAAGATCGACCGGGTGTTGGTGGACGCACCCTGTTCAGGTTTGGGGACGTTGCGGCGCAACCCTGATCTCAAATGGCGCCAGTCCGCCAAGTCCATAGAAGAGCTGGTGGCCAAGCAGACCGCCATTCTGGACAGTGCGGCCCGCTTGCTCAAACCCGGCGGTCGCTTGGTCTATGCCACCTGCAGCATCTTGCCGCAGGAGAACGAGGCCATTGCCGAAGCCTTCAGTGCCTCACATCCCGAATTTGAATGGCTGGATGCAGGCGATCTGCTGGAGCAACTCAAGGTGGAGGGCGCCAAGGGCTTGTGCAGTGGCGGTGCATCAGGCAGTGGTTATTTGCGTTTGTGGCCCCATCTTCATCACACCGACGGTTTTTTTGCTGCGGTGTGGGCCAAAAAAGCGTGA
- a CDS encoding fatty acid desaturase — MLLPDWAVLNAAIDWLGHGLWHLSWWQVVLYTLATTHVTIAAVTIFLHRAQAHRALDLHAIPSHFFRFWLWIGTGMVTKEWVAIHRKHHAKCETVEDPHSPQTRGLDTVMWRGAELYRAESQNMETIKKFGHGTPDDWMERNVYTRYGWQGVGLMLILNLALFGALGAAVWAVQMLWIPFWAAGVVNGVGHYWGYRNFEAQDASTNLSPWGIIIGGEELHNNHHTYPTAAKFSVKPYEFDIGWVYISLMKKIGWATVKKVPPKLQLGDVKPVADGKTLEALIANRYEVMAGYARGVRQACKEEIAALQARQADVSVLKAAKRWLHRDAEKVPAVALPQLAQARAAHPALDKMVTMREELRQLWLNTSQSREQLTTDLQAWCRRAEESGIAALREFSIRLRAARA, encoded by the coding sequence ATGTTGTTACCCGACTGGGCTGTGTTGAATGCCGCCATCGATTGGCTGGGCCATGGTCTGTGGCACCTTTCGTGGTGGCAGGTGGTGCTGTACACGCTGGCAACCACCCATGTGACCATCGCGGCCGTCACGATTTTTCTGCACCGGGCGCAAGCCCATAGGGCGCTCGACCTGCATGCCATTCCTTCGCATTTTTTCCGCTTCTGGCTGTGGATCGGCACCGGCATGGTCACCAAGGAATGGGTGGCCATCCACCGCAAGCACCACGCCAAGTGCGAAACAGTGGAGGACCCCCACAGTCCCCAGACCCGGGGCCTGGACACGGTGATGTGGCGGGGGGCGGAGCTGTACCGCGCCGAGTCCCAAAACATGGAAACCATCAAGAAGTTCGGTCACGGCACGCCCGATGACTGGATGGAACGCAACGTCTACACCCGCTACGGCTGGCAAGGCGTGGGTCTCATGCTGATCCTGAATCTGGCCCTGTTCGGTGCCCTGGGCGCCGCCGTGTGGGCCGTGCAGATGCTCTGGATTCCGTTCTGGGCGGCCGGTGTGGTCAACGGCGTGGGCCACTACTGGGGCTACCGCAACTTCGAGGCGCAGGACGCCAGCACCAACCTCTCGCCCTGGGGCATCATCATTGGTGGCGAAGAGCTGCACAACAACCACCACACCTACCCCACGGCGGCCAAGTTTTCGGTCAAGCCGTACGAGTTTGACATCGGCTGGGTCTACATCAGCCTGATGAAGAAGATCGGTTGGGCCACGGTCAAGAAGGTGCCGCCCAAGCTGCAATTGGGCGATGTGAAGCCCGTGGCCGATGGAAAAACCCTGGAAGCCCTGATTGCCAATCGTTATGAGGTGATGGCGGGCTATGCGCGTGGTGTTCGCCAGGCGTGCAAGGAAGAAATCGCCGCCTTGCAGGCGCGCCAGGCCGATGTTTCGGTGCTCAAGGCCGCCAAGCGCTGGCTGCACCGTGACGCCGAGAAGGTGCCCGCCGTGGCCTTGCCGCAGTTGGCGCAGGCCCGCGCTGCGCATCCGGCCCTGGACAAGATGGTGACCATGCGCGAAGAACTGCGCCAGTTGTGGCTCAACACCTCGCAATCGCGCGAGCAGCTCACGACCGATTTGCAGGCCTGGTGCCGCCGGGCCGAGGAAAGCGGTATTGCGGCCCTGCGTGAGTTCTCCATTCGCTTGCGTGCTGCACGGGCCTGA
- the rpmG gene encoding 50S ribosomal protein L33 → MASKGGRDKIKLESTAGTGHFYTTTKNKKTMPEKMLIMKFDPKARKHVEYKEMKLK, encoded by the coding sequence ATGGCAAGCAAAGGCGGACGCGACAAGATCAAGCTGGAATCCACTGCGGGTACCGGTCACTTCTACACCACGACCAAGAACAAGAAGACCATGCCCGAGAAAATGCTGATCATGAAATTTGATCCAAAAGCTCGCAAGCATGTGGAATACAAGGAAATGAAGCTGAAGTAA
- the rpmB gene encoding 50S ribosomal protein L28, translating to MARVCDVTGKKPMTGNNVSHANNKTKRRFLPNLQYRRFWVETENRWVRLRISNAGLRLIDKNGIDSVLADLRARGQA from the coding sequence ATGGCACGCGTCTGCGACGTAACGGGCAAGAAGCCCATGACGGGGAACAATGTTTCCCATGCCAACAACAAAACCAAGCGCCGGTTCCTGCCGAACCTGCAATACCGCCGTTTCTGGGTCGAAACCGAAAACCGCTGGGTGCGTCTGCGCATCTCCAACGCTGGTCTGCGTCTGATCGACAAGAACGGTATTGATTCTGTGCTCGCAGACCTGCGCGCACGTGGCCAGGCTTAA